Sequence from the Chthoniobacterales bacterium genome:
AGAACTCGATGCCATGCTGCGCGGGGGAGACGATCGTGTTGTTCACCAAGGCGAGCGTCGTCCCCGACTGCATCGCCGCGTCCTGGCCGATCACGATGCCCGACTCGCCCGGCGCGATGATGACGTTGTTCGCATACACACTGCTGCCACGGGGGTTCGCAAAAATCCCGGAGCCCGAGCCGACGTTCCCGCCCTGAATCCAGTTCTCCGAGATGCGCCCCGTGGTGCCGGGGTTGATGCGGATGCCCTCGTTCTGCACGGAGTGGTCGGAGGCCGAGGGATCGGTGAGCCCGTAGCCGAGGATGCGGTTGCGGCGGACGGAGGCGCCCTGCGTGGCGCACCCCAATTGGATGCCGTCCCACCCCGCATTCACGATGAGGTTGTCGTGGATCGAAACGCCGTGGATCTCGTGCGGATTCTTTGCCGTGTCCTGGTAAAACGAGCTGCCGACGTAGATGCCCTCGCCGCCCGTATCGTGGATGTAGAGGTCGTGGATCGACACGTTGCGCATCGTGAAGGCGTCGCGCTGGAGTTCGTCGCTCTTGGCCATGAGGCCCGCGAATCCGACGTTCCCGATCTCGAGATGACAGACCTCGAAGTCCGTGCTGCCCTGGATGAACGCGAGCGCGATCGCGCCGGGCTGCGAGACACGGGCGATCCTGATGCCGTAGGCGTTGCCGACCGGGGTGCCGCGCAGCACGAAGTTTCGGCAATTGTAGAAGTGCAGCCCCTTGTCGGTGTCCGTGGTGTCGATGATGAACTGGCCGCCCTGGTTCGTGATGCGGATCGGCCTCTGCGCCGTGCCCGCCGTCAGGTTGCGCAGAATGAGCTTCTTCCGCGTATGGGCCTGGAGGAAAATCGTGTCGCCCGGCTTCAGGCCGACATTGCTCAAGTCGATCGAGTCGGGCGAGGCCGCCGTGATCGTGTAGTTCGCGGCATTCACGTCGGCGCCGGCTGCAAAGGCCAGCGCCGCCAGCGCCCGAAGGGTTCGCGAGCAGAGGGACATGGGAGGAGTCGCCGACATTCTCATTCGCGGCCACACGAAACAACTGCAAAACCCCACAGGCGCCGGCATGCGATCAGGGAACCCGAGGCTTTCGCCGACCTTGCGCTGCGGCAGGCGGACCAATTACCGTCGAACGGCCACGCGCCACGCACCGCACCCCTCCATGAAAAAACGTCCCTTTGCCGGCACTGAAGTCTCCGAAATCGGCCTTGGCTGCTGGCAGCTCGGCGCCGATTGGGGGAACGTCGACGATGCCTCCGCCGTCGCAATCCTGAACGCCGCCGCCGACGCTGGCGTGACTTTCCTCGACACGGCGGACGTCTACGGCGCAGGCCGCAGCGAGACCTTCATCGGCGAATTCCTGAAGGCTCGCCACGAATCCTTTTTCGTCGCCACGAAGCTCGGCCGCACCGGCGACCTGTTTCCCGACAAATACACCGAGGCCGGCGTTCGCGCCGCCACCGAAAATTCGCTCCGCCGGCTCGGCGTCGAGGCCCTCGACCTTACGCAGCTCCACTGCGTGCCGCCCGCCGTGCTCGCACACGGCGAGATCTTCGACTGGCTGCGCACCCTTCAGCGCGAGGGCAAGATTCGGAACTTCGGCGCCAGCGTGGAGTCCATGGACGAAGCCCGCGTCTGCCTCGCCCAGCCAGGCCTCGCCTCCCTCCAGATCATCTTCAACCTCTTCCGCCAGAAACCGATCGCCGCTCTTTTCGCCGAAGCCGAGGCCCGAAACGTGGCCCTCATCGTCCGCCTCCCGCTCGCCAGCGGCCTCCTCTCCGGAAAAATGACGAAGGCCACCACGTTCCCGGCCGACGACCACCGGAACTACAATCGCGATGGCGCCGCCTTCAACGTCGGCGAAACCTTCGCCGGCCTGCCCTTCGACAAAGGAATCGAACTCACCGACGCGCTCCGCGCCTTCCTGCCTGCGGACCTGACATTCGCGGACTTCGCGCAGCGCTGGATCCTCGATCACCCGGCCGTCACCACGGTGATCACCGGCGCCAGCCGTCCCGACCAGGCCACGCGCAACGCCCGCGTTTCCGACCTCCCGCCGCTCGCCCCCGAGCTGCATGCGCGCCTCCGCGACTTTTACGCGACCGAAGTCGCCGCCCACATCCGCGGACCGTATTAAGCCTCGCCGACGCGCAGGCTCATGCCCATGGCGCGAAAAATGTGGTCGCGCTTCTCGAGGTAGCCGCTCGAGTCGAGATCGCGCGGGCGTGGCAGATCGATCACCACGTTTTCCTGAATCGTTGCCGGGCGCTTGCTCATCACGAACACCCGATCGGCCAGCTGCACGGCCTCCTCGATGTCGTGCGTGACGAAAAGGATCGTCTTCTTCTCGGCCTGCCAGATGCGCACGAGATCGGCGCGCATCTTCATGCGCGTAATGAAGTCCAGCGCGCCAAACGGCTCATCCATGTAGATGATGTCGGGATTTGCCGCGAGCGCTCGGGCGATCTCCACGCGCTGCCGCATGCCGCCGGAAAGCTCACGCGGATAGGCTCTCTCGAAGCCACTCAATCCCACCATCGCGGTGTAATGCGTCACGATCTTCCCGCGCTCTTCCTCGGACTTGTCCTGCAGGCCAAACCCGATATTCGCCTCGACCGTCAGCCACGGGAACACGCCATTTTCCTGAAACACGAAAATCCGCCGGCGATCCGGCCCCGTCACCGGGCGGCCCTCGACGAGCACCTCGCCCTGCGTCTGGGAGAGAAACCCGCCGATGATGTTGAGCAGCGTGGACTTCCCGCAGCCGCTCGGGCCGACGATGCAGACGAACTCGCCCGGCGTGATCGTCGCGCTCACGTTTTCGAGCACATGAATCTTCTCGCCGGCGCGCTTGCCAGGAAAGCTCATCCAGAGATTGCGAACGGAAATGACCGGGTCGCTCATCGCGCACCTCCCGCGTAGCCCCAGCGCACCTCGTCGAATTTTTCCAGCTGCCGCACCAGCAGGTCGAGGCAAAGCCCGATCAGGCCGATCAGCAGCATGCCCGCGACCACGAGGTCGTAGCGTTTTCCAGCGTTGCGCGCGTCGATGATGAGGTAGCCGAGGCCGCTGTTCACCGCGATCATCTCCGCCGCGACGACGACCAGCCAGGCGATGCCGAGCGCAATGCGCAGGCCGGTGAGAATCTGAGGCAGGCAGGCCGGGAAGATCACCTGCCGGAAAAGCTGGAACTGGCCGAGACCGAAATTCCGCGCCGCCCGCACATAGACCGGCTGCATGTTGTGCACCGCGGCGGTCGAGGCCACCGTGATCGGAAAGACGCTCGCCAGGAAAATCAGAAAGATCGGCGCGGCATCCGTCACGCCGAACCAGAGGATCGCCAGCGGAATCCACGCGATCGGCGAGATCGGGCGGAAGATCTGGATGAGCGGATTCAGCGCGAAATAAGTGCGGGAATACCAGCCGAGCACCAGCCCGAGCGGCACGCCGATCACCACCGCCAGACCAAAGCCCCAGGTCACCCGAAACAGCGAGGCCGTGATGTATTTGACCAGCAACCCCTCGCGCGCCAGCTCGCCGATGCCCTTCGCCACCTCGATCGGTGTGGGAAACAGGTCGCTGTGCATGACCCGCACGCCGACATGCCACGTGGCGAGAAACAACACCGCCACGGTCAACGGCAGAAGAACTTTAGGCAATGTCTTCATTTTTTGGGGGCCTCGAATTGGTAGGGCTGGAGCTTGTCGGCCTGGGCGGCAAACGACGGGTCCACATAGTCGTCAAAATGCGCCGTGCCCTTGAGAATACCGGACTCGCGGCCAAGTTCCTCGATCTCGGCGAAGTCTGGCTTCAGCGGCACGAGATCGGTGTATTTCACGCGATCCGGCGGCTTGCTGAGAACGAAGCTGAGCAGGCGCGGATTCTGGTTGTAGTAGTTCTTGCTCACGAACTGGGCCGCCTCCATGCGGTGATCCATGTTCTGGTCGAGCCACTTGCCGCTCTTCGCGATGCCGTCGACGAGCTCCTGCACCCATTTTCGATCGTTCCTGATCGCGTCCTCCTTCACCGCGAGCACGCACGAGATGAAATTCGGCCACACGTCCTTTGTGAGCCACAGCACCCGGCCATAGCCGTCCAGCTCGGCCTGCGCCATGAACGGTTCGCCGCTGCAGATCGCATCGACCGACTTTGCATAAAGCGCGGCCGGCATATCCGGCGGCGGCATCTCGATAAGTTCGACATCCTTGAAGGTCATGCCAGCCTGCTTGAGCGCGCGAAAGAAAAGCAGGCGCTGGTTCGAATAGCGATTCGGCACGGCAATGCGTTTGCCGCGCAGGTCCTGCATGCTGTGGACGTTCGAGTCCTTGTGCACGACGACCGCCGTGCCATCGCGATGCCCGAGATAGACGATCTTGATCGGCACGCCCTGCTCCCGCAGCGCAATGGCCATCGGCGCAAGGATGAACGTCGCCTTCGTCTGCCCGGAAAGAAACGCCTCCTTGAGCTCCGGCCAGCTCGAGAATCGAATCGGCTCGAAAAGACCACCGCCCTCGCCCTGACGGTTGATGAAATCCGTCACCGGGCAGGTGAGATGGCACGTCACCGGGAGAAATCCAATGCGAACACTTTCCGCCGCCCGCTCCGGCTTGCGGTCGAACCACTTCAGGTTCAATGCCCCGTGCAGCAGGGTCACGGCGGCAACCCAAAACACCGAAAATAAGAGAAGCGTCCCGCGAAGGGTCATGGCCGCGGGGGTTTATCGGCAAATCGTCCGAGCGGCAAGCCCGCCTTCCAAAAACCGCGTCATCCTCAGGCCGCGAGAATCTTCTCGGCCTCGCGCAACGCCTCGTCGAGCTTCGCGGCATCCTTGCCGCCGCCGCGTGCGCCGTCCGGACGCCCGCCGCCCTTGCCGCCGACGATCGGCGCGATGGCCTGGATGATCCTGCCCGCCTGCACGGCGCCAACATGCGCCGGCGCAACCGTCGCAACGAGCGACACCACGCCGCCGGTCGCACCGCCGAGCACAACGACACCGTCGAACTGGCCCCTCAGCGCATCGGCCACGACCTGCAATTCATCGCCGGAGACGTCTCCGAGATTCTCGATGATCGCCGGCGCCTTGAGGCCAGCGCTGCGCACGCGCTCGAGCAGATCCTTTGCCGTCGCGGCTGCCTGGCGCTTGCGGAGCGTCTCCACCTGCTTCTCGAGCGCCTTCTGCTGCGCGAGCGCGGCATCGATCTTCCTCTCGAGTTCGGAAATCGGGGCATTCAGCTTCGCGGCGAGGGCGACGAGTCGCGCAGAATCCGCCGCGGCGGCCGCGTAGGATTCCAATGCCGCCACCGCCTCGATGCGGCGCACGCCGGCCGCGATCGCCGCCTCGCTCACGATGCGGAAGAGGCCGATCTCGCCCGTGCCGCGCACGTGCGTGCCGGCGCAAAGTTCCTTCGAATAGCCGCCGATATCGACCACTCGCACGACGTCGCCGTATTTGTCGCCGAAGAACTGCATAATGTCCGCACGGCCCTTCACGTCGGCGTAGGGCACTTCGTTCCAGACCACCGCGGCGTTCTCGACAATGCGCTCGTTCACGAGCCGCTCGATGTCGCGCACCTGCACAGGCGTGAGCGCGGCGCTGTTGAAATCGAACGTGAGCTTGTCGGGCGCGACGCTCGAGCCTTTCTGGGTCGCGTCGGCGCTCACCACCTCGTGGAGCGCCCAGTGCAACAGGTGCGTGACGGAATGGTGCCGCTGGATCGCCGCGCGGCGAGCCGAGTCGAGCTGCAGGGTGACATGCTGGCCGACGGCCGGCGCGTCGGCGCCCTCGAGGAAATGCAGCCACGTGCTGCCGGATTTCTGGGTGTTCGCGATGCGCCAGAGCTGACCGCTGCCGGTGAGTTCGCCGGTGTCGCCGACCTGGCCACCCATCTCGGCGTAGCAGACGGAATTATTGAGCACGACGACGGTCTTGTCCTTGAGCGCGACGACCTCGAGGACGTCCGCGCCGGTGTGCGCGTGGTCGTAACCGAGGAAGTTCGTCGCCGCCTTCGTCTCGATCTGCGAAAGCTCGATCACCTGCTTCTTCTGCGCCGCCCGGGCCCGGGCGCGCTGCTCGCTCATGAGAGTTTCGAAACCCGCGGTGTCCACGGTCAATCCACGCTCGCGCGCCATCAACTCGGTGAGATCGAGAGGGAAGCCCTGTTCGTCATAGAGGCGGAAAACGAAATCGCCATCCATAACGCGATCAGATGTTTTGATCTGATTTACGAGTTCCCTCGCCCCCTGAAGTGAACTTGCCTCACTCAGATCTCCCATCAATTCAATCATTGAACTAGGAGCCCACTCAAACCGCGTGTAGCCGTCGATCAGCCCCCATCCAGAAGGTTGGCCAAGTCGACGTGACGCCATATATGACTTGAACCTACCCTCAAAGTCCCCTTCGCCGTCCTCCTTCGACAAAAATTCGTCCTCTAAAATGGTGCAGCGGCCAACAGCGACATCGAATCCTTCGACATACAAATCAAACTGCTCAATCCCACGATCCAGCGTGCGATTGAACGCCTCTTCCTCGCGCTTGAGCGTTTCTTCGACGTGCTTCTGCCGGGCGCGAATTTCCGGGAAGACGTCGCCCATCGTGTGCGCGAGCACCGCGGCGAGCTTGTAGAAAAACGGCTCGTTGAGGCCGAGGGTGCGACCGTAGCGAACGGCGCGGCGGAGGATGCGGCGGAGGACGTAGTTGCGGTCCGTGTTGCCGGGCTGGATGCCGTCCGCGATGGCAAAGCTGAGCGTGCGAATGTGGTCCGCGATCACGCGGAAGGCGACGTCGATCTTTTCCTGCCCGGTGTCGCCGGTGCTGCCGGCGGCGGGCAGCGTGCCCCCGTAAGAGCGACCGCTCAGTTTTTCGATCTCGTCGAAGATTGGGCGGAAGATGTCGGTCTCGTAATTGGAAATCGTCGCGCCGAAGTCGGTGAAGCCCTTCGTGCACTGAAGGATCGAGGTCACGCGTTCGAAACCCATGCCGGTATCCACGTGCTGCGCGGGCAGCGGCGAGAAGGTGCCGTCGACGTTCGCGTTGAACTGGATGAAGACGAGGTTCCAGATCTCGATGCACTCGGAGCTGCCCTTGTTCACGAGCGCGCCCTTCGTGTCGCCGTTCTGCGTGAGGTCGACGTGCAGCTCGGAGCACGGGCCGCACGGGCCGGTGTCGCCCATCATCCAGAAGTTGTCCTTCTTGTTGCCGTTGACGATGTGGACGGCGGGGTCGAGCCCGACGGAGCGAAATTTCTCGGCCCAGTAGCCCCAGGCCTCCTCGTCGCGCTCGGCGGGATCGCCCGCGTCGGGCTGATAAATCGTCGCGTAGAGCCGCTGCGGCGGGAAGCCCCAGCGCTCGACGATCAACTCCCACGCCCAGGAGATGGCCTCGCGCTTGAAGTAGTCGCCGAAGCTCCAGTTGCCGAGCATCTCGAAGAACGTGTGGTGGTAGGTATCGAGGCCGACGTCATCGAGGTCGTTGTGCTTGCCGCCGGCGCGAATGCATTTCTGCGTATCGGCAGCGCGGCCGGGCGAGTAGGGGCAGGTGATTTCCCCGAGGAAAATCGGCACGAACTGGTTCATGCCCGCGTTCGTGAAGAGCAGGTTCGGGCTGTCGGGCATCAGCGAACTCGAGGGCACGATCGTGTGCTGCTTCTCGCGGAAGAATTCGAGGAAGGACGTGCGAATCTCGGTG
This genomic interval carries:
- a CDS encoding aldo/keto reductase, producing the protein MKKRPFAGTEVSEIGLGCWQLGADWGNVDDASAVAILNAAADAGVTFLDTADVYGAGRSETFIGEFLKARHESFFVATKLGRTGDLFPDKYTEAGVRAATENSLRRLGVEALDLTQLHCVPPAVLAHGEIFDWLRTLQREGKIRNFGASVESMDEARVCLAQPGLASLQIIFNLFRQKPIAALFAEAEARNVALIVRLPLASGLLSGKMTKATTFPADDHRNYNRDGAAFNVGETFAGLPFDKGIELTDALRAFLPADLTFADFAQRWILDHPAVTTVITGASRPDQATRNARVSDLPPLAPELHARLRDFYATEVAAHIRGPY
- a CDS encoding alanine--tRNA ligase; translated protein: MTSTEIRTSFLEFFREKQHTIVPSSSLMPDSPNLLFTNAGMNQFVPIFLGEITCPYSPGRAADTQKCIRAGGKHNDLDDVGLDTYHHTFFEMLGNWSFGDYFKREAISWAWELIVERWGFPPQRLYATIYQPDAGDPAERDEEAWGYWAEKFRSVGLDPAVHIVNGNKKDNFWMMGDTGPCGPCSELHVDLTQNGDTKGALVNKGSSECIEIWNLVFIQFNANVDGTFSPLPAQHVDTGMGFERVTSILQCTKGFTDFGATISNYETDIFRPIFDEIEKLSGRSYGGTLPAAGSTGDTGQEKIDVAFRVIADHIRTLSFAIADGIQPGNTDRNYVLRRILRRAVRYGRTLGLNEPFFYKLAAVLAHTMGDVFPEIRARQKHVEETLKREEEAFNRTLDRGIEQFDLYVEGFDVAVGRCTILEDEFLSKEDGEGDFEGRFKSYMASRRLGQPSGWGLIDGYTRFEWAPSSMIELMGDLSEASSLQGARELVNQIKTSDRVMDGDFVFRLYDEQGFPLDLTELMARERGLTVDTAGFETLMSEQRARARAAQKKQVIELSQIETKAATNFLGYDHAHTGADVLEVVALKDKTVVVLNNSVCYAEMGGQVGDTGELTGSGQLWRIANTQKSGSTWLHFLEGADAPAVGQHVTLQLDSARRAAIQRHHSVTHLLHWALHEVVSADATQKGSSVAPDKLTFDFNSAALTPVQVRDIERLVNERIVENAAVVWNEVPYADVKGRADIMQFFGDKYGDVVRVVDIGGYSKELCAGTHVRGTGEIGLFRIVSEAAIAAGVRRIEAVAALESYAAAAADSARLVALAAKLNAPISELERKIDAALAQQKALEKQVETLRKRQAAATAKDLLERVRSAGLKAPAIIENLGDVSGDELQVVADALRGQFDGVVVLGGATGGVVSLVATVAPAHVGAVQAGRIIQAIAPIVGGKGGGRPDGARGGGKDAAKLDEALREAEKILAA
- a CDS encoding ABC transporter substrate-binding protein, translated to MFWVAAVTLLHGALNLKWFDRKPERAAESVRIGFLPVTCHLTCPVTDFINRQGEGGGLFEPIRFSSWPELKEAFLSGQTKATFILAPMAIALREQGVPIKIVYLGHRDGTAVVVHKDSNVHSMQDLRGKRIAVPNRYSNQRLLFFRALKQAGMTFKDVELIEMPPPDMPAALYAKSVDAICSGEPFMAQAELDGYGRVLWLTKDVWPNFISCVLAVKEDAIRNDRKWVQELVDGIAKSGKWLDQNMDHRMEAAQFVSKNYYNQNPRLLSFVLSKPPDRVKYTDLVPLKPDFAEIEELGRESGILKGTAHFDDYVDPSFAAQADKLQPYQFEAPKK
- a CDS encoding ABC transporter permease, giving the protein MKTLPKVLLPLTVAVLFLATWHVGVRVMHSDLFPTPIEVAKGIGELAREGLLVKYITASLFRVTWGFGLAVVIGVPLGLVLGWYSRTYFALNPLIQIFRPISPIAWIPLAILWFGVTDAAPIFLIFLASVFPITVASTAAVHNMQPVYVRAARNFGLGQFQLFRQVIFPACLPQILTGLRIALGIAWLVVVAAEMIAVNSGLGYLIIDARNAGKRYDLVVAGMLLIGLIGLCLDLLVRQLEKFDEVRWGYAGGAR
- a CDS encoding ABC transporter ATP-binding protein, which gives rise to MSDPVISVRNLWMSFPGKRAGEKIHVLENVSATITPGEFVCIVGPSGCGKSTLLNIIGGFLSQTQGEVLVEGRPVTGPDRRRIFVFQENGVFPWLTVEANIGFGLQDKSEEERGKIVTHYTAMVGLSGFERAYPRELSGGMRQRVEIARALAANPDIIYMDEPFGALDFITRMKMRADLVRIWQAEKKTILFVTHDIEEAVQLADRVFVMSKRPATIQENVVIDLPRPRDLDSSGYLEKRDHIFRAMGMSLRVGEA